Within Kineothrix sp. MB12-C1, the genomic segment GACTATCTATCCATTGCACATCACCGCTCAATCCGTTTTGAAGCTGACTATTGAAATACTCCACCTGTTCCTCCGTAACATAAGGATTCTCCCATACCGGATTCACGGAGGCGTAGTAGACTCTGGCTCCCTTGCCGACCCACTCTGCCGCTTTTGCATTTACTAATGTCAAGTAATTGTTTAAATTGCCCGGATCATTGACACCAAGGTTAATGAGAATCTTGGAACCTTTCCCTACACTGCCGTCGATTCTCGCAATCGCATTTTCATTGAACCAGTTATAACCTTTTCCGCTCTCCGCAATCCATGTACAACTATTCTCCCCTACATTTTCCTGCATTTGCACAAATCTGGAGTCGCCTACTAAGATAACTCCTGCCACACTTTTCACCTCTGTAACTGCCTGTACCGGCTGTCCTGCCGGCTGCCCCTCATTTTCTGCGGCTGTTGGTATCGCTTCCTCTACAGGCATATTATCTTGAAGATATCGATTGCTTACGTATCCCTTTTCTTCCTCATATGAGATTTCAAACCATCCGGTATCTGCCTGACCGCTCACCAGAACTTCTTGCCCACGGTTCAAACTGCCTATCCTTTCATAATCAGTCGAAGGACCTTTTCTTATATTTACCGGATGAACTGCATACATTACCTTTGCCGATTCCAAAACTGATACCGTATATGGCGGGAAATCCTTTTTTATTTCTTCAGACTCAGAAGTTTCCGCATCTTCAGTATTTACAGAGTCCTCAGAAACTTTTTGGCCATTTGAACTTTGGGCCTTATCCTCCGTCTTCCCCTCCTTCTCACCATCAACTTCCATAACTGACTCTGGTTCGATCTGGTTCTTCGTATCTGCCTTCTTTTCTGCCTCCTGCACTCTTGCCGCAACTGTCCCAGATTCCGCCATGGCTTCTTCAACCTCAGCTTCCCCAGGCTGACTGCAGCCATATAGGCCCAGTGCCAGTATCGATGCAGCAAGTACTACTACCATTCTTCCTTTCAGTGCGACGCCCTTTCTCATAATAATATCCCTCCCATAATTTCTATCTTTTTCTTTTCATATATCCACTATCTATTTTCCAGCATCTTTATTAAGTTTATATGTAACTATGAAGGTACTAAACAGTTACGTTTATATTATAATACCAAAAATCCCCTTTTTTGTCTCACACGACTTGTTGTAACATTTTCGTAATATTTTGTTTTTGTTTTTTATAGTTTTAATTTTAATTTTTAATTAGATTTTACATATATGTTTCTAAAAAACCCTGATAAAATCAATGTTTTTCATTTTTTTAATAATCATAATATGTATTTTTCTTGATTTTCCATTTATCTCCTATTGTTTAAATATTACGAAATTGTTACAATTTATTTGTAGTTAGCTAATACAAATAAAAATAATTTAGAAATAAGGAGGGCAAAATTATGTGTTTTAATTTTAATAGTTGTACCGAGTTATTAAACGCACTTTGCAATTACCTTAATCTCGGATAATGAACAGTAGATAAAATCTTATAGAAAATAGAAAGAATCTGCATCGCGGTTATATACCGTTTTGCAGATTCTTTCTGTATATATTAATTTTTCTATATTCATATCACAATATGTTGTGAAATTTAAACCGTAATATTTACAAAATTCCGTAATATAATAGTATTATAACTACTCTCAGGGGGAGATATCATGGATTTTTTTAATAGCGACTGCTGTGATACTTACGATAATATCGATCAGGGTCCTAAGCCATTCGTTACCAATTTAAGACAGGACACCTTGGAGAATACTAATTTCCGAACCGCCCGCTGGACATGCAAGAATATGCAGCTTACCCTTATGTCTGTACCGGTAGACTCTGATATCGGTATGGATGTTCACGATACTTCCGATCAATTCTTCTATATAGAACGCGGGTCTGCACTTGTCATTATGGGAAACTGCCCGGATTGCTTGAATTATCAGGCACATGTATATGAAAATTACTCGATACTCGTTCCCGCCGGTACATGGCACAATGTGATAAACACTGGTCCCGATAAGTTAAAAATGTTCTCTATCTATGCCCCGGCCCTGCATCCCTACGGAACCATATACGAAACAAGAGATGAAGAAACTACTTATCTGGATCTTTGATATTATATGAAATACGTAACTATTCAGTAAAATACTTCCATTTACCTCTTACCGGCGTGTGGCTTTTTATCATTGCCGGTAATCAGGTGCACCATTTCCGTTTCAATTATCCACTAGTATGAGTTTCACATCATATTTAGAAAGTATTTCCTCTTCTTTTACCGTTTCTCCTGTCAGCATATCCATATTTCCTGCCAAGCTGGAAGGTACTTGAAGGTCTTTGTCCGTAAAGTTCATAACGAAGTAAAAACTATGATTATCCGCCTTTCTGCAAGTGATCTCAAGCTCAGACTTCTCGCTAATCACCGGATTCACATCCGCACTCTCCACAGCCATTTCAAGTATTTTATTGAGTCCTTCTTCCTCTATATCCGTTCCTATATAGTAAGTTACGCCGTTTCCATATTTGTTTTTCGTTGCAGCAGGCATTCCTTTATAGAAGTCACTTCCATATTTCGCAAGGCTTTCTGCGCCTTCAAGATGCATCAGATCGCATACAAGTCCACATTTTGCCTTTGTCCCATCATCGAAGATTACTTCATTGGACTGCTCCGGCGCAAGGGCGTCAATTTCTTCCACCCAGACACCCGCTAACTCCCTAAGCGGTCCCGGATAGCCTCCAAGATGTACATTATCCGACTGATCTACAATTCCGCTCATATAAGTAGTAATCAACGCTCCTCCATTTGCAGTAAACTCTTCCAGAGCCTCTCGCATCCCCTCCTTTACCATATAAAGAACCGGAGCTACCACAACCTTATACTTGCTAAAGTCAGCATCGAACGGAATCATATCCACGCCTATATTCTTATCATAGAAGAACTTATAATATTGGTGGATATGCTTTACATATGTCAGATCAACAGAGGGGCCGCTTGTATATTCGAGTGCCCAATAATTATCCCAATCGAAAACAATCCCTACCTCCGATTCATTCACAGAACCGAGCGTTGCATCTCCCAGGTTCTCCAGCTCCATTCCCAACTGTTGCACTTCCCGAAATACTCTGGTATTCTCTGTTCCCACATGTTCAATTACTGCGCCGTGAAATTTCTCACATGCTCCTGCACTGCGGCGAAGCTGGAAAAACTGTATCGTATCCGCTCCATGGGCAACTGTCTGATAACTCTGAGCCCGCATCTGCCCCGGTCTCTTAAGAGAATTATACTTCTGCCAGTTCTGCTGGCTCGGTGTCTGCTCCATAAGCATAAAAGGCGCATTCTTTAATCCACGCATCAAATCATGGTTCATCGCTGTGAAGCTCCATGTGGTATCATAGCTCGGATAATTATCCCACGATACAATATCCATTTCCTTCGCCCATTTGAAATAATCGAGACCTTTATAAGTTCCCATCAAGTTAGTCGTTATCACGGTTTCTTTGTCAAACCGGCGAATAGCATCTCTTTCCATCTTGTAATTATCGAGCATGCTGTCCGAATTAAATCTGCGATAATCGATGGAAATTCCTGCAAAAGCAGTGTTATCATCGAATAATCCTTCACTTAATGCATTAGGAAGCACGATCTCATCCCATTCATGGACGGTATGTCCCCAAAACTCGAGATTCCATGCCTTATTCAGCGCTTCCAGTGTCTTATACTTTTTCTTCAGCCATACACGGAATGCTTTTTCACATTTTTCGCAATAACAATCACCGCCATATTCATTATTGATATGCCAGCATACGATACGCTCATTATCTCCATAACGCTCTGCAAGTTTTCCTGCAAGCGTCGCCGCATACTTCTGATAGACAAGTGAATTCGCACATGCATTATGGCGCTGTCCGAATTTATGATGCCGCCCTTCATAATCCGTCCTTGCCACCTCAGGATATTTTTTCACCATCCAGGCAGGGAGCGCAGCCGTCGATGTGGCAAGCACAATATCATAATTCTCCTCGCTTAACATATCCACAATTTCATCCAATTGTGCGAAGTTATATTCTTCTTCCGATGGCTGAATCTTCGCCCATGAAAATACATTGATAGTAGCACTGTTGATATGAGCATTTTTGAATATTCTCATATCCTCATCCCAGATTTCCTTCGGCCACTGATTCGGGTTATAATCTCCCCCATATAAAATCCTTTGAAACTTTTTCTCCATTTCAATACTCCTCTCTCCAATGAATACTTAGGTATTTGCGAAATATCCAGATTAATGTTCTTCTTAGGTACATTATGTGATGTTGGGATCAAAAAGTGTTTTGATTCTGGTATCATTATATTATAATTGGACAAGGGAATGTGTAGTATGTTAAGCTAAAAAATATAACATTTTGAAACAGGTGATACGTATGCCAATTAAATTCAGAAGCACTCCTGTCAGCGAGCCTTTGACTTTTGACTCCATTGGAAATTCCTGGAACCAGGAAGATCTGTCCCGGCCGGAGGGCTATCCTCTTTATCACTATCTCCAAACAGAAAAAGGCACTGGCAGGATTACAATACAAGGGAAAAAATATATATTGAACGAAGGCGAAGGTGTTCTTATTGCGCCCTTTATTTCCCACTCCTATTACCGCCAGACAGAGGAGTGGATGACATCTTTTGCCA encodes:
- a CDS encoding SH3 domain-containing protein; the encoded protein is MRKGVALKGRMVVVLAASILALGLYGCSQPGEAEVEEAMAESGTVAARVQEAEKKADTKNQIEPESVMEVDGEKEGKTEDKAQSSNGQKVSEDSVNTEDAETSESEEIKKDFPPYTVSVLESAKVMYAVHPVNIRKGPSTDYERIGSLNRGQEVLVSGQADTGWFEISYEEEKGYVSNRYLQDNMPVEEAIPTAAENEGQPAGQPVQAVTEVKSVAGVILVGDSRFVQMQENVGENSCTWIAESGKGYNWFNENAIARIDGSVGKGSKILINLGVNDPGNLNNYLTLVNAKAAEWVGKGARVYYASVNPVWENPYVTEEQVEYFNSQLQNGLSGDVQWIDSHSYLDSIGYKLVDGLHYNAETYQNLYAYFMSCL
- a CDS encoding cupin domain-containing protein, with product MDFFNSDCCDTYDNIDQGPKPFVTNLRQDTLENTNFRTARWTCKNMQLTLMSVPVDSDIGMDVHDTSDQFFYIERGSALVIMGNCPDCLNYQAHVYENYSILVPAGTWHNVINTGPDKLKMFSIYAPALHPYGTIYETRDEETTYLDL
- a CDS encoding beta-galactosidase, with product MEKKFQRILYGGDYNPNQWPKEIWDEDMRIFKNAHINSATINVFSWAKIQPSEEEYNFAQLDEIVDMLSEENYDIVLATSTAALPAWMVKKYPEVARTDYEGRHHKFGQRHNACANSLVYQKYAATLAGKLAERYGDNERIVCWHINNEYGGDCYCEKCEKAFRVWLKKKYKTLEALNKAWNLEFWGHTVHEWDEIVLPNALSEGLFDDNTAFAGISIDYRRFNSDSMLDNYKMERDAIRRFDKETVITTNLMGTYKGLDYFKWAKEMDIVSWDNYPSYDTTWSFTAMNHDLMRGLKNAPFMLMEQTPSQQNWQKYNSLKRPGQMRAQSYQTVAHGADTIQFFQLRRSAGACEKFHGAVIEHVGTENTRVFREVQQLGMELENLGDATLGSVNESEVGIVFDWDNYWALEYTSGPSVDLTYVKHIHQYYKFFYDKNIGVDMIPFDADFSKYKVVVAPVLYMVKEGMREALEEFTANGGALITTYMSGIVDQSDNVHLGGYPGPLRELAGVWVEEIDALAPEQSNEVIFDDGTKAKCGLVCDLMHLEGAESLAKYGSDFYKGMPAATKNKYGNGVTYYIGTDIEEEGLNKILEMAVESADVNPVISEKSELEITCRKADNHSFYFVMNFTDKDLQVPSSLAGNMDMLTGETVKEEEILSKYDVKLILVDN